caattttattgatttgaagtTTTGTATCATcctttaatcataaaaattttcatctttattataaaaaaattggtgtaattccctttttttttttttcactttttaaaccCTTTTTAAGACGCCCAAATGATACCAACCGTCCGATCTCTTGCATCATCAAATCTCAGTCTAAAAACATTCTCTTTCATGCGGTCTCAATCAGTAGCTGGTGGTTGGAAGCGAGAGATAGAAGAGGTTGCAGCCTCTAAAACATTTGCTTGTTATCACTGTCAATATCAATCTTGCTTGAGGCATTATATCCGTCCTTTATTCGCGCAAAGCTTTTGCAGCAATCAAGCTTCCACtgaaaattaagataaaaaggATAAAGAGAACATTGAGAGAGAAGAGTAGGGTAGATTATTAGGGCATGTGTGTTCTCTTATATCTACTGTATTCATATTCATTCTTCTTATTTAACTCTCCCTTTTCCCATTTCTAAATCTAACCTTACTTTTCTTTTCCATCCTCGGGATCTCATCTCTTTCTCTCGACAAGACAAGTACTAGACACTTCTTCAGAGAGCACCACTTCCATTCCCGAGGATAACTTTTCGTACCCagtgttgttttatctctcAATCTTCCATCCTCGAGCTTTTTTGTCTACATTCACTGtgcttataatatataaaagtaaaaagagaGAGGCCAAAAGCATACTTTTAAGTTTCTTATCAATAAGTTCACATATAGCTTGCAGATTAAGGCCTGGGTTTAATCAGATCCGAGTGGGTTGTTCTCTGGACGATTTTCAAGGTTGTGTTATCGTGAGCTTCTCCTTcttaaaatcatcatcatcttcttcttcttcttcttctcttctttctaaTGATCTGCTTTTTTTGATCCACATGtcttcattttgtattttttaaatccttTTCTTTTGAACGAATAGCCATTAGGGTAAAGCATTTGAGACAGAGGCTGCTTTTGTTAGAAGCTAAGCAAATATAATTAGAGTAAACCAAAAAAGGaacatttatttgaaatttatcactACTAgagttttaaagattactggtGTATTGAGTTTGATctgaactttttttttcccccatGAATCATTCCATGCATTTTCTGAAGCTTATTTCATGTACATAATGGCAACTACTAACATTACATGATATGcatctcttttttcattttttatcttttcttttcccgGTTACATCTCTACAATTCTGATTCTTCTGTGTACCGTTGTTGGATTTCTGAATAATGACAATACAAGGGATATGTTTCTCTATCACACGCTATTCTTTTTGCAATTGTTACACAGATCTCTCTCACTTTATATGAACTTACTGCTATAagaaatatatgataattaatgaTGGTATGAAGGATTTGAATAAGTTAGTGTGCTCCAAGTAATTTTAGAAGATCTGCAAATCCATTGAAAGGATTACACATCACAAGAATATTCATTCATTGTCTATGCTTTCATGATGTAcattatcctttttttaattgtttttcaatcagtttAGGAAAGTTCTATATAATATTAGAGAGTTGAATCAACAATGAGAAATTGTAAGGTCATCTTATATATGGTACACTGCAGTATTATATTTTCTGAATTCTTACTTGTCCACTTTATGCATGTTTCACAAAGCAAAGCTATTGAATCTAATTCCTTACACCTACCCAACACACACTTTTATGAGTGGAGAAAAACCTTTTTTGTTTACTAGTTAATCTTGTTCCATCCTAATTATGTCTGTTGaaattaactgaaaataaaTCTTGGTTTTGTCTTGTTTATTAAATCATTTCAAGACATTCTATTCCGTGCATGTAGGGCAATCATAAATAGATACCGAAGCATTTAAAGTCATAGTTTCATTTGAGTtgaagacattttttttttaatttttcctaatttatctttttactgtgtattattaaattttcttcttttcagcTATCTTTACccatcattttcaataaatgaCCGATTTTAACATTTACCTGTACAAAAATATATCATGGCCAACATACATTTTCTGCATCCTCAACCCTACTTGATCAATTTAGATTTTTAGCCACTACTGTTCTTCAATTGTTTTGCATTTCAGAGCCTACAAAAGAGAATATCACATAGGTAATTCTTTAACTATTTTTGGTCTTTGAATTGTATTAAGTATGTACATGTTCTTCCTCTAACATCTTCTAGGTCAAACATCTGCATATTCTCCCTCTAACATCTGCTAGGTCAAACATAAGAATCGTAGATTGTGGCATTAACTTATAGAAtggattaagaaaaatatttcgATTTTGACTAGTATATAGAAAACATGCAGTCATATATGTACTTTGACACACTTGAACTGATTGCATATTATTTCTCATTCAGCTGAAACATATGCTATATGCACTTAATTTGTATAACCTGTAGTGAGATTATATGATGAATTATGAAATTTAGAGGATAATAATGCTGGAAGAGTACGTTCAAAAGATAATGCTGATCAATTGTTCCGTttatctatatgtatatatgtttggCCAAGAATAAATTTGCTCCATTTTGTTGGGTGAGTGGTAAAACATAAGATTTAATTATGTTATCAACATAAATTATTTGAGACATATCTTGTATAAGATATCCTAATCTATATAAGTGATGaacaaatataatatcatattctATGAGAATTCCAATTCTGAAATAATATGCATGCCTGCATCCTTTACGTATACTTCCTAGTTTCTGGAAGAACTTAGCTAAGGCCAAGAGTTGCCAATTAATATAGTTACCcagggatatatatatatatatatatatatatatatatatatatatatatatatatatatatatatatatatatatatatatatatatatatatatatatatataaaatatatatatatctcttttatattaatgatttcTACATTGATGACAAGTATTCTGTGTTAATGCAGGTTTTTAGTCcttgtgaaaaatatgaattcatTTTCACATGTTCCTCCAGGCTTCAGATTCTATCCCACAGATGAAGAACTCGTTGATTACTACCTCAGAAAAAAAGTTGCTTCTAAAAGGATCGATCTAGATGTTATCAAAGATGTTGATCTTTACAAAATTGAGCCATGGGATCTTCAAGGTAGCCATATTCCTTCTTTCCCTAGAGAAAATCACGTTAGAATTTCGAGCAAAATTAAATATGgacaatatttatatttagttaacATTGACATGTGTATTTTCTAGAATTGTGCAAAATAGGAACCGAAGAGCAGAATGAATGGTATTTCTTTAGCCATAAAGACAAGAAGTATCCAACTGGAACTCGCACTAATAGAGCTACAAAAGCTGGATTTTGGAAAGCCACAGGAAGGGACAAGGCTATATACTCCAGGCATAGCTTGATCGGCATGAGAAAAACCTTAGTGTTTTACAAAGGTCGAGCTCCAAATGGCCAAAAATCGGACTGGATCATGCATGAATATCGACTTGAAACTAATGAAAATGGAGCTCCTCAGGCAcgcattaatttttttcctcttttcgtTGATTTCATTTACATTAGTTGTGAGTTCTATCTAATCTAAATATAGAAACCATTTCGGCAATGAGTTAATCCTCCAATACAGGGAAATTTACGTATATTCCATAAGTCACTTCGGTTAGTTCCAAATTAGGCACACATATGTATGCAATGCTAGTAAAACATTAAGGCTCATTAGGCTCGTAGGCTTCTTTAATTTTACATGCATATCTGCGTTATCCCTTGAGAAAGAGGAACCTAACTTTCACCGTCACCAAGCATTTTTCTGAGTGAATTTTACGTCCCTTCTTGTCCAGCATTTtccttctattttttattttatatttgtatctttATCCTAACTTTGATCATACAGTAAATGCATTCTTTGTTGCACATAGTTTCAGAGtgaatttattatgatatatctaATATCAAACTGTTATGAACGCACCAGGAAGAAGGATGGGTGGTATGTAGGGTGTTCAAGAAGCGAATGACCACAGTGCGGAAAATGGGAGAATACGAGTCTTCATGTTGGTACGACGATCAACTCTCATTCATCCCAGAAATCGATTCTCCAAGGCGTATTCCTCCGCCTTATTCATCATATCATCTCCACTATCCATGCAAACAAGAACTTGAGGTGCAGTATAATATGTCTCATCAGAACGCTTTCCTCCAACTTCCCCAGTTAGAAAGCCCTAAAGTTCTACAATCAGCAGCAAGTGTGAGTTGCAATTCAGTAGTTCCATATGGTTATGATAGAAACAACGGAAGCACTTTGCAGTCCGCTACTCTCACTCAAGAAGAGCAGATGCAACAATGTCATCAACAAGATTTTAACTCACTTTATAGCAACAACAATGAACAAGCGGTGGATCAAGTGACAGACTGGCGAGTACTTGACAAATTTGTCGCATCTCAGTTGAGCCATGAGGATGCTTCAAAGGAAACCAATTATTCCAGTGCAGCTGAATTTCATGTTGCTGAACAAATGAATTTCCTTGCCCATGGATCCAAAAGGCCTGAGATTACTCATGAATATGCTTCGACGTCGACCTACAGCTGCCAAATTGATCTGTGGAAGTGAATGCAAAACATAGTAATCAGAAGATATATACTAATTCTAGGAAGTACAGTTCTACAAGAAGAGAAACTTATCTACTGTGGTTGctgtaaataataaaactatgatgGTATTGCTTTAGCTATTATTTGGGATGCTTGTGGTGTCCTTCATATTGATGAATATTACTATAAAAACTATGGTTAGACTTCACAAATACcaagtacaaataaattactGGTTTCATGAGGACGATGGCCGAGATAGTGCTGTTGGGACAGACTCGGCAGATGttgaattttaaatgtattttgccttattccaaattatataatttgcattATGATATTGTAACCTTCTTGTGTTTAATTTGATCATAGACCATAAATAGCATTAAGATTAGACAAGGAGttctttactttattttgttCAGGTTTTCTTATATGTTGTCTCGGGAAGAAGTTTCACATGGTCTTCTTAAGACCctaaataagtttttgaattcgagattttccttttttaagcTTCGAATACCTCTGGTGAACAGAAACTAGTCCGTACAACAAAGCAGTAgttcctattttaattttagctgCCGACATACAAAACCTCAAGTTTAGTtctctatatttatttagttattgtttgaaaaattagcAAACTACATATTTATTGTCAGCCTTTCTTAATAAATGCCATACTCATACTTCccatttgatgaattttatataGCAACGTTTTGTATTGTCATATGGCATTGAAACTCCAAAAAATTATAGCTACTAAAACATATAAAGGTTTTAAGTTAATTaagaaacttataaataacGACATATGTAAAACAAAGTAGAGCAACTAACGAACACTAATTAGAAGTACCATGGCATTTAACGTCTGCATGCAGTTTTTATACATACCTGCGAAAGAAGATGGATTCAAATGGCGTACTGAAAGAATCGTATATATTGAAGAAGTAAATATCATTCCCCTCTGGTTCTTACCATCAATAGCTAGCCTTCAAGTCGTTGCCTTAAGTTCAACCGTCAAATCAAAAGACTATAAATACAGAAGAAGATGTAGTATCAAGCTTGAAGTACTACTGTAACCCACCTCGGATAAGAAGGTTGGTTTCCAGAGGTACGAGGAAAGGGAAGATGGTGTGTGGCTGTGTGGCATCGACTGCGTGGATTAAGTTCTTAAAAATTCTCGGGGTTTAAATACCAAGAGAAAGAGAAGCAAACTTTGAGAAACCAATGATGGATAATAAAACCTAACAAGCAATATATGCCTTATGGCTGGAGAGCATCCTTTGAATAGGGTGGATGAGGTCAATTAGCACAAAAGCAATGACATTTTTGTAGAGACATAATAATCGGGCGTGATTTCACCAACTCATTATGCATGGAACTCTCCACACACAAGAAAGAGTAAGGCATGGGAAAGAGACATATTCCTAATTGGATAGAATAGGCGAAAAAGCCTAAGAGAAGTGATTGTCTCTGTCTATGCTTGACGTGCTGGCATACTCTTTTTCATTTGGCTTTCACTGATGACATTATTCTCTCAGCTTTTCCCTTGCGTCACTTGTGATAAAAGAAAGGTAGGAGTGAGTATTCCCGCAACCCAAAAACCCACACCGCCATGCGCATTAATCGATGCAGTGTATGTGAAAGCATAATTTCTGTTCATAAAAATGTTGTTTGCAGACTAAGTAAGATAATACCGTTGACATGTCAAAAAAATATGTGaggcaacattaattattaatgtgCTTCCCTAGTTCCCCAAATGCCAATCCTCCATTATCCCTTGATTCTTGGACTTGCTGTTTAATCCATTAATTTTATACTGATTACATTATGTCCATGCCCTCTCACAGCTTGTAattctatatatgtatacaaaacCTGCCTCGCTAATTACAATGCTACGATGAAATAAAGGCTTCCATGATCTGTGAAAGAAAgttacaaattaatttaatttccagTTTGACTACAATATTTGGTTTCGGTATAATAACAATTTTGGagtataaattatgtatcatcttcaataatgcattttttaataaaattatacatatccattttaaatacataaatgagatcactcaattatataaaaacatataaaaatatttatctatttatatatttaaaatacatacctataatattactcaaatggTTTCATGTGTATGTTATAAAGCAAACAAGTAGTATAAGATTTACGGGTATTAAAAGTTGATCGTACAACGTGCGTTTGGAATTTATGGAAACTCTCCCAAAACAGCCAATATTTACTAATGATTGGTGTACACATATATAATATCATCCATTGTATTTAGACGTATGTACTTTGCAGTATGCTGCGCTTCGTAGAATGGTACAGATGCACTTCAATTTGTCATGCAGTGGAAAGTTTAAGGAGGCATGCATAAGAATTGGGGAGAGAGGAGGACAGAAGGAAAGAGAATGACAGGCTAAGAGGGCACATTCCCTTATTCGAATTGCCCCAGATGACAGCGATGGAGGGGACAACCAATTGTTCGTTTAATCATCAATGTTTCACTCTTCTTTATTTGCTGTCTGTGGCTTTTGAAAAGGAAAAGTAAAGTCTAAGCAAGTCCATGGatatcttcaaaaacaaaaattaaaaaaaaaaaaaaattattaatgctTCACTTGAGAACTGTCGATTCCTTATCTGCTTTCACTAGACTCAACTTGCAAATTTTCCTCCATTAATTCattctttctcctttttgtttctGACCTCCGAACTTCGGACACTCGTGGCTacgatattttgatattaatttttcattaaaattatatatataaataatatatataattttatatataaatagtgatatatcattatataattatgtattattttatttctaatttaaaactactcaattatataatgatatgttattatttatatacataacactactcttaatttttaatttttataggaCTATACTTATATATTGTtagatttatcttattttattataatgatattttataattcacATTCAATAAAATACATGCACGATCCTAACAAAATTAATAGTAGAatgttttaattaaagaattactaaatatataatatcaattatttagtCAAAACTTCTGTCCTAACATAAATGTATCATCATCATGCTTGAATATCATTTGATTcactaatcaaattaaaatgatattttttttttggcaacaaGAAATTTCATCTGAATTAAATCATCACATTAGATTAAAACCAACTAcattaaatatgataaactcCAAATTCAGTGAATGACTAGGACAAGCTACCCCTTAGACTTGAATTTATGTTCTTTTATGCATGAAGTGTCATCTTTTGCCATTCAAACTAAGctcaaattaaaatgatatttacatcacatatatataaatcttttaaatcatatttaatataaaaaataatcatgtttaaataaagtttctattaacaacttttttttcgtattttttccttaattttaaatttaattaaggcttttgtttatattacttttcttcaatttttacttAGTTTTTGTTTATACTCCATTCTTTCtgtttcaaaattgaaatttactttttaaaatctattccaacagtatatatatttgaatttgatagagaaatatttaaaatgaaaatattttaataattaaaaattagaattaaattgtaaaaattaaaggatggaaataaagaaaaatagaatatgattatatttaaaaattattatattataattaatatttttcatcaaggTTAAATTTGGTTAACTTAATACGCTAACCCAAAAACCACTTCCCActcttaaaattcaatttagcCTTGATCCAATGGGCCAAGTCACAGTGGCAGCCCAGTTGACGTAGTCGTCCTAGTTTGAAATTGGGAACGGCAGCGTAGAGTGAAGTTTGACCCAAATCGGAAACCATGGAGGCAGTGGCGGAAGGGCTATGGGGTCTGGCCGATTACCATGAAAACCAATCAGAAATTGGAAAGGCGGTGAAATGCCTTGAAGCTATTTGTCAAAGCCATGTTTCGTTCTTACCCATAATTGAGGTGAAGACCCGTCTTCGTATAGCCACTCTTCTTCTTAAACACACCCACAACGTCAATCACGCAAAATCCCATCTTGAACGTTCCCAATTGCTTCTCAAATCAATCCCATCTTGCTTTGAATTGAAGTGTAGAACGTTCAGTATGCTGAGTCAGTGTTATCATCTTGTTGGCGCCATCGCTCCTCAAAAGCACATTTTGTTCAAGGCTCTTGACCTTACTTCTTCTGCTCCACATGAGTATGTGCTcactttgaattttaattatatatatttatgttaattaatctttatatttatttaatttttacttttatttaattttgtttttgaaggcTTGCAGTAAAGTTGTGGTGTTGTAATTTCAATTCCCAGCTTGCAAATGCTTTGATTATTGAAGGAGACTTTCAGACTTCTATGTCTGCATTACAATCTGGGTTTGTTTGTGCTACTGAAATTTCGTATCCCGATTTACAGGTATCTTTCATACAAACTGTTGTGTGAcaaaatgaatgaatgaatgcaTGTAAAAAGTCAACtgaataaatacttaataaatgTAGATGAATGAGGTACAAATGAAAGAGTGGTGCGCATAAGTTTGTATATTTAGTATTTGTAtgcattattttgtatatttaatttgtatacGTAGCACCACTCTAACTACATACCCCTAAAATTAGGAGAAAATAAataagtgattttatttttaaaagaagtCTTTAAATGTCTacaataattgattgatttctttttccatttgttTGTTAGATGTTTTTTGCTACTTCAATTTTACACGTGCACCTTATGCAATGGGATGATGATATTTCTGTTCAGAGAGCTATGAAAAAGTGTGATGAGGTTTGGGAATCTATTGATCCAAATAGGGTAAGTGTTGCTATTCTTGGCTACTTTAGCTTCTTTTGTTATAGAAGTtggttgagattttttttttttttttaaaattgaatttgaatgtatttttttcttgcttttcataatttaaagaGAGAACAATGTCTTGGTTTGCTCTTTTACAATGAGCTGCTGCACATCTTCTACCGGCTTCGAATCTGTGATTACAAGAATGCTTCACAGCACGTCGACAAATTGGATGCAGCTATGAAGGCTGACATGCAGAAAATGCAAGCAGTCGAGCAGCTGGTGGGTGAACTTGATGCCTTGAATCAAAGTCTTTCACGCCCTGACTTACCATTGAGGGAAAGGTTAGCTCTTTCTGGAAGGCAAGCACAGCTTCAAATGCATCTCAGAAGTATTACGGAATCAAGCTTTGTAACTGGCAAAGACACTCTTGAACCTGCATATTTTGGAAATGCAAGACAGGCACCGGGAGATAAGCTCACGCTTGCACCAGCTCCAATTAATGGGGAATGGCTTCCAAAAAGTGCTGTTTATGCATTGGTTGACCTTATGGTAGTCATACTTGGGCGTCCAAAAGGAAATTTTAAGGAATGTGCTAAGCGGATTCAATCTGGAATTCATACTATCCAAGGTTagttattttccatttttctccGCTTGTGGTTACCGTAGGCTGATGTTTGATACATTACTTAATTTGACTTTTAAAGACAATCAATAATTTTGTTGCAATCTTCTGTATGAGAAACATGAACAGTTGCCTGTGATATCATTGAATGTGGTCTTggcttttattattaaatttttttggtttcataGCAGATCAGAATCCttcctttattttaattgttacaTGCACTGCCAAGGAGCCTGAGTAATTATGTTTTTTGCAGATGCCCTAGTGAAACTTGGAATAAATGATGGCGTAAGAGGTatgaatttca
Above is a genomic segment from Mangifera indica cultivar Alphonso chromosome 3, CATAS_Mindica_2.1, whole genome shotgun sequence containing:
- the LOC123210882 gene encoding NAC domain-containing protein 7; this translates as MNSFSHVPPGFRFYPTDEELVDYYLRKKVASKRIDLDVIKDVDLYKIEPWDLQELCKIGTEEQNEWYFFSHKDKKYPTGTRTNRATKAGFWKATGRDKAIYSRHSLIGMRKTLVFYKGRAPNGQKSDWIMHEYRLETNENGAPQEEGWVVCRVFKKRMTTVRKMGEYESSCWYDDQLSFIPEIDSPRRIPPPYSSYHLHYPCKQELEVQYNMSHQNAFLQLPQLESPKVLQSAASVSCNSVVPYGYDRNNGSTLQSATLTQEEQMQQCHQQDFNSLYSNNNEQAVDQVTDWRVLDKFVASQLSHEDASKETNYSSAAEFHVAEQMNFLAHGSKRPEITHEYASTSTYSCQIDLWK
- the LOC123210131 gene encoding sister chromatid cohesion protein SCC4 isoform X1; protein product: MEAVAEGLWGLADYHENQSEIGKAVKCLEAICQSHVSFLPIIEVKTRLRIATLLLKHTHNVNHAKSHLERSQLLLKSIPSCFELKCRTFSMLSQCYHLVGAIAPQKHILFKALDLTSSAPHELAVKLWCCNFNSQLANALIIEGDFQTSMSALQSGFVCATEISYPDLQMFFATSILHVHLMQWDDDISVQRAMKKCDEVWESIDPNRREQCLGLLFYNELLHIFYRLRICDYKNASQHVDKLDAAMKADMQKMQAVEQLVGELDALNQSLSRPDLPLRERLALSGRQAQLQMHLRSITESSFVTGKDTLEPAYFGNARQAPGDKLTLAPAPINGEWLPKSAVYALVDLMVVILGRPKGNFKECAKRIQSGIHTIQDALVKLGINDGVREVDLQHSTIWMAGVYLMLLMQFLENKVAVELTRSEFIEAQEALMQMKNWFIRFPTILQACESIIEMLRGQYAHSVGCYSEAAFHYVEAAKLTESKSMQAMCHAYAAVSYFCIGDAESSSQAIDLIGPDYQMKDSFLGVREEASHHFAYGLLLMRQQNFQEARNRLAKGLQIAHNHMGNLQLVSQYLTILGSLALALHDTVQAREILRSSLTLAKKLSDIPTQIWVLSVLTALYQQLGERGNEIENDEYRMKKLDDLQKRLADAYSSIHHIELTDKVKLEVQQFNELDTKRAMEGQSMRVNLDIPESVGLSTPLPMHSSSKLVDLDTGKRGKRKI
- the LOC123210131 gene encoding sister chromatid cohesion protein SCC4 isoform X2, translating into MEAVAEGLWGLADYHENQSEIGKAVKCLEAICQSHVSFLPIIEVKTRLRIATLLLKHTHNVNHAKSHLERSQLLLKSIPSCFELKCRTFSMLSQCYHLVGAIAPQKHILFKALDLTSSAPHELAVKLWCCNFNSQLANALIIEGDFQTSMSALQSGFVCATEISYPDLQMFFATSILHVHLMQWDDDISVQRAMKKCDEVWESIDPNRREQCLGLLFYNELLHIFYRLRICDYKNASQHVDKLDAAMKADMQKMQAVEQLVGELDALNQSLSRPDLPLRERLALSGRQAQLQMHLRSITESSFVTGKDTLEPAYFGNARQAPGDKLTLAPAPINGEWLPKSAVYALVDLMVVILGRPKGNFKECAKRIQSGIHTIQDALVKLGINDGVRVDLQHSTIWMAGVYLMLLMQFLENKVAVELTRSEFIEAQEALMQMKNWFIRFPTILQACESIIEMLRGQYAHSVGCYSEAAFHYVEAAKLTESKSMQAMCHAYAAVSYFCIGDAESSSQAIDLIGPDYQMKDSFLGVREEASHHFAYGLLLMRQQNFQEARNRLAKGLQIAHNHMGNLQLVSQYLTILGSLALALHDTVQAREILRSSLTLAKKLSDIPTQIWVLSVLTALYQQLGERGNEIENDEYRMKKLDDLQKRLADAYSSIHHIELTDKVKLEVQQFNELDTKRAMEGQSMRVNLDIPESVGLSTPLPMHSSSKLVDLDTGKRGKRKI